One window of the Lytechinus pictus isolate F3 Inbred chromosome 5, Lp3.0, whole genome shotgun sequence genome contains the following:
- the LOC129261913 gene encoding uncharacterized protein LOC129261913 translates to MPRKKKHGKQGGSSGASSKHPKHAKNAGARAGGKGSKKVDKEGTPSQKLQQLQEMFEGKLDAALVHAIMEDHKYDVDLALETLFKLAGDVPDLPGSDVNGMSKAPRDLVSYSESDESDDSEDPDDFLNGLYPPHHVASEKTIAGSRTDQKQPVTSRNGVGLDDISLPGIQSSIKGIDLAISMAKDLDRNTFSEESVEKVTAGLMAYRDTGDRNKLAELGNLSAIAEMVLEVGVKEEEKLKMESSMKSSKVQFKSLHSRLPVYSATDDRLVGGMSSSSGSSVNSSPNDSDNDDQPDGAFMAKNTKSKSESKEERYEAAGSEDRRGNAMSNWTPLTVPKVPMESVEKPQENLSLNNSDMERQLKLGTNPNFSNTINHTQLCTSENRHEEVASARPKATVSFLNNLTDEQGDRDNGSDEDSEKDIDKHISFQEDSVSFAEVKPERDSNQVRERSERSNLLKSQQQEQQQSAKPNNTTDRIHSAFPPEREQLDHPFSVERPLKQADERFSVNEIRQGAMNVPSVSSQQRPNGQPQSRVQVENNMLYSQYRPVNATPATAKIQGQNKPRTFAYDANFMPGFGYGTTHFVVKNITPGLLPRSYHKDSSPHSRSSQPWPNQEYPRAFVAHVPSRTGTRTGAYPPHVHHMGKVFGFQGPHLHLRPHVPRSKVTITELPESPEEPLASTNVEQELAGPPRWPVIQHTNLKRNEYPAPSPKTIPPLPPGKVLCLMRGCPGSGKSFVAKSLKGNGVVLSTDDFFMVNGQYLFDRNAIGEAHDWNHKRAQDCLEKGITPIIIDNTNVHTWEMKPYVVMALKHQYHVVIREPDTPWKHKAGELAKRNSHGVPRVAIARMLQNYDPNVTVESIMSSPDKKKTPEYIDSLDREGPDIPKRDRQSPRKSGQQKNQVRKPEREVIHQDNARGGDSAAEEGWETMGGHHKGNHWNQTRGGSDARKDLNQRNNHSGRQNDQVSKPEREASHQDNTREGDGSTEEGWETVGEHHKGNHRNRTRGGRDASKDLNRRNNLKSGSPRRYNNEHHGSRYQSDGSDGMRSPGRPKSAPYNGPYRVNSPSHSPSPKDRGGMRNDGPQHENEGWVSAPKRGKRTGGNSHSPSPNRGLEKKRNMNANQRGQQNKGQHNQQHPQHKPSDAAIRFLESDDSLSQDPMERLMNDIGLASSTLASSSNGKERTFDNVEKNGKVFQNDEPETLRASLVTDTQAQPETVSEDPMLEVTIDETKSPSSGSVKQNTRLSSSDDQKGNSSASASSTVPEDPALGSDKKMFEMLLAENIQGNVNRSVDMSVTGKVDISVDITVDRSIEGDVPVHSHADDDKNINTRRDPLQCDDQKTEGDNSVKEIVAEQKQPLNVNVVTNHTEAHDSKTTQKSIDGTERIDGECHTPCQEEESDCGILKGLPRISPQEPEDKFECAPRTKPEVTSPLTKEDEVSNECPRASTPALKRTSRRLSGGKSSRRLAAVFTSPTSPTPPVSENTDWSKFDPSRSIPKPTFPVSKEESKDAEVSQCDFSTETSGQDFAFLQRIISGTMEPGDLPQGYLCRTAVARLLNSADKGSSSEAGKDSQDRSSPIPVSLKLNKSCMTEEIIEETFDLEDEKLSMMQGCFPASSTKDLKSLLETCSGDVEMATNILLDSLAQSAANSPEDRGIPGDVSTNTAGISESASVFSGNKDNVTNDFVKILQEQDVRIGPNMEGARAEVRASSSGNPAISQRMNNETKTDTSSSRIDALNKLASDSQRFASELKQANQIIFSNNLKTCTEDIPETAHCRPGDAGSNTNDTVEARTMNDKARADGNSNNESELHKQEEETDSDDSEYFNNFYSGTSQLIKPKSAMRITTSTTSDELPMLESFIEDRQMLHLAAACHSPDNAAHGLSLSKPDPLVPLQEPSETLAVTPKQVTEDTIKPDLQTEDCVAPQTKPDLPVTESATIGGIKSCDDEITPVSEPESRRVDGDGSTYVNNIQESRNEDKENSSSRVDEDGSTYVNDLQESRNEEKESSRSSPSNTEKDSKESLSQDPLTNDHKSGNTSPQQQQHRVEQPEGDTVDNLLNDIQSLKETSADEMSDSDIPWKADYDVTKPEAEGLLDEGNTADKFAESGEGVYDYLGGMVLQMDAAFALQLQELFGQVGFHLDPDMLSPDDLKVKIGYQVAKQLHSAWSSGLEERFQDQERQVEDMLQRDEELARRLQQEENLKKLAKAHRDKKPTKFVSPGSPKRSKRRQKEPEPDGAAANGGQDSRRGEQVLVGGGLRNLGEMGAVGRAERGKYPPPVQRMEVPELAQIMAEEELKQEREKNGSCKNSPSPVRANTIATKLKRDQLFEAFPDVDRKALDEIFIANNYDLQATKWEVNAVYQEYTDPVKDVFSPEALIEMEKRRESSPARRKGKGQSDRTDGQFQSTEKPAYEDYRAEATLHFKQRDECFKKAAKAYHSGQKELAVHYSNQGRLHSMKLKEANRRAAEMMLKQRKHETGANKLDLHNLHVEEALEALQEVLFEREEKIRRGTPSPGQQRYLEVVTGRGRHSQGGVARLKPAVEKFLEQRGYNFTTPNAGCLRVYFSP, encoded by the exons TTGATCTGGCCTTGGAGACCCTTTTCAAGCTGGCTGGCGATGTACCTGATCTTCCTGGATCTGATGTGAATGGCATGTCCAAGGCACCCAGAGACCTTGTCAGTTACAGCGAAAGTGACGAAAGTGATGATTCTGAGGACCCAGACGACTTCCTGAACGGCTTGTATCCGCCGCATCATGTGGCATCAGAGAAAACCATTGCAGGTTCTCGTACAGATCAGAAACAACCTGTGACCTCCAGGAATGGCGTAGGTCTGGACGACATTAGCTTGCCAGGTATACAGAGCAGCATCAAGGGCATAGACCTAGCCATATCTATGGCCAAAGACCTTGACAGGAATACGTTCTCAGAAGAGTCAGTTGAGAAGGTCACAGCTGGACTGATGGCCTACAGAGACACAGGTGACAGGAACAAACTGGCGGAGCTTGGAAACCTCAGTGCGATTGCAGAGATGGTGTTAGAAGTCGGTGTCAAGGAAGAAGAGAAGCTAAAGATGGAATCATCAATGAAATCATCTAAAGTACAATTTAAATCGCTGCACTCACGCCTTCCTGTATATAGTGCCACGGATGATCGACTTGTTGGAGGAATGTCTAGTAGCAGTGGTAGCTCTGTTAACAGTTCCCCTAATGActctgataatgatgatcaacCAGATGGAGCATTTATGGCCAAAAATACCAAGAGCAAATCAGAAAGCAAAGAGGAAAGATATGAAGCCGCAGGATCTGAGGATCGTAGAGGGAATGCAATGTCAAATTGGACCCCTTTAACAGTTCCAAAAGTCCCAATGGAATCAGTTGAAAAACCACAAGAAAATTTGAGTCTCAATAACAGTGATATGGAGAGACAACTTAAGCTGGGCACCAATCCAAACTTTAGCAATACAATAAATCACACACAACTCTGTACATCAGAGAATAGACATGAAGAAGTGGCAAGTGCTAGACCAAAAGCAACCGTTAGCTTTTTGAATAATTTGACTGATGAGCAAGGTGACAGAGACAATGGGTCTGATGAAGACTCTGAGAAAGACATTGATAAGCATATCAGCTTCCAGGAAGATTCAGTTTCTTTTGCAGAAGTCAAACCAGAAAGAGATAGTAATCAGGTAAGAGAAAGAAGTGAAAGGAGCAACCTGTTGAAGAGTCAGCAGCAGGAGCAGCAGCAGTCAGCCAAACCAAACAACACTACTGATAGGATACATAGTGCTTTCCCTCCAGAAAGAGAACAGTTAGATCATCCTTTCTCAGTGGAAAGACCATTAAAACAGGCAGATGAGAGATTCTCTGTGAATGAAATCAGACAAGGTGCTATGAATGTGCCATCAGTCAGCTCCCAGCAAAGACCAAACGGCCAACCACAAAGTCGTGTTCAGGTAGAAAATAATATGTTGTATTCACAGTACAGACCAGTAAATGCTACTCCTGCTACAGCGAAGATACAAGGACAAAATAAACCCAGGACCTTTGCCTATGATGCCAACTTCATGCCTGGATTTGGCTACGGTACAACACACTTTGTTGTGAAGAATATCACACCAGGCTTATTGCCCAGATCGTACCACAAAGACAGTTCACCTCACTCACGATCATCCCAACCGTGGCCAAATCAGGAATACCCAAGAGCATTTGTTGCTCATGTGCCTTCTAGGACCGGCACCAGAACCGGTGCGTACCCTCCGCATGTTCATCACATGGGTAAGGTCTTTGGGTTCCAGGGACCACACCTACACCTAAGACCACATGTCCCACGCTCCAAAGTGACAATAACTGAACTCCCTGAATCACCAGAAGAGCCTTTGGCCTCAACAAATGTGGAACAAGAATTGGCTGGTCCACCAAGGTGGCCTGTGATCCAGCATACTAACCTGAAGCGCAATGAGTATCCTGCACCAAGTCCAAAGACGATCCCACCACTGCCACCTGGCAAGGTGCTCTGTCTTATGAGGGGATGTCCAGGAAGTGGCAAAAGCTTTGTTGCAAA gaGCTTGAAGGGGAATGGAGTAGTTCTGAGTACTGATGATTTCTTCATGGTGAATGGGCAGTACCTGTTTGACAGGAATGCTATTGGAGAGGCACATGACTGGAATCACAAAAGAG CTCAAGACTGCTTAGAGAAAGGAATCACCCCAATCATCATAGACAATACTAATGTCCACACTTGGGAGATGAAACCATACGTTGTCATG GCACTGAAACACCAGTACCATGTTGTGATAAGAGAACCTGATACACCATGGAAACACAAGGCTGGAGAATTGGCCAA ACGGAACTCTCATGGTGTCCCTCGGGTAGCGATTGCAAGGATGCTACAGAACTATGATCCAAATGTGACCGTAGAAAGCATCATGAGCAGCCCTGATAAGAAGAAAACACCAGAGTATATTGACAGTCTCGACCGAGAGGGTCCAGATATCCCCAAAAGAGACAGACAGTCTCCAAGGAAATCTGGACAGCAGAAGAACCAAGTGAGGAAACCAGAGCGAGAGGTGATTCATCAGGACAATGCGAGAGGAGGTGACAGTGCCGCTGAGGAGGGATGGGAAACTATGGGAGGGCACCATAAGGGGAACCACTGGAACCAGACAAGAGGAGGAAGTGATGCCAGGAAGGATCTGAATCAGAGGAACAATCATTCTGGACGCCAGAATGACCAAGTGAGCAAACCTGAGCGAGAGGCGAGTCATCAGGACAATACCAGAGAAGGTGACGGTTCCACTGAGGAGGGATGGGAAACCGTTGGAGAACATCATAAGGGGAATCACAGGAACCGGACAAGAGGAGGAAGAGATGCCAGTAAGGATCTGAATCGGAGGAACAATCTTAAGAGTGGCTCCCCCAGGAGGTACAACAATGAGCATCATGGAAGTAGATACCAATCAGACGGCTCAGATGGTATGAGGTCTCCAGGTAGACCAAAGAGTGCACCTTACAACGGTCCATACAGGGTAAACTCCCCATCTCATTCACCTTCACCTAAAGATAGAGGAGGTATGAGAAACGATGGACCCCAGCATGAGAATGAAGGATGGGTTTCAGCACCTAAGAGAGGGAAGCGGACCGGTGGAAACTCCCATTCCCCATCACCAAATCGTGGATtggagaaaaagagaaatatgaaTGCGAATCAAAGGGGGCAGCAGAACAAGGGACAGCATAATCAACAACATCCTCAACACAAGCCATCTGATGCGGCAATAAGATTTCTTGAGAGTGATGATAGTTTGTCACAGGATCCCATGGAAAGATTGATGAATGATATTGGACTGGCGAGTTCAACATTGGCATCATCAAGTAATGGGAAAGAGAGAACGTTTGACAATGTAGAGAAGAATGGAAAAGTGTTTCAGAATGATGAACCTGAGACTCTCAGGGCATCACTTGTGACCGACACCCAAGCTCAACCTGAGACAGTATCAGAAGATCCCATGCTAGAAGTGACCATTGATGAGACAAAGTCACCCAGCTCAGGAAGCGTGAAACAAAACACTCGGCTCTCCAGTAGTGATGACCAGAAAGGAAATTCCTCTGCAAGTGCCTCATCTACAGTGCCGGAGGATCCAGCTTTGGGCAGTGACAAGAAAATGTTTGAGATGTTACTTGCAGAAAATATCCAAGGCAATGTCAATAGATCTGTGGACATGTCAGTGACAGggaaagtggacataagtgtcGATATCACCGTGGACAGGAGCATTGAAGGGGACGTACCTGTACACAGTCATGCTGATGATGACAAGAACATCAACACCAGAAGAGATCCGCTACAGTGTGATGATCAAAAGACGGAGGGTGACAATTCTGTCAAAGAAATTGTTGCAGAGCAGAAACAACCACTGAATGTTAATGTTGTGACAAACCATACAGAAGCTCATGATTCCAAAACAACACAGAAGTCCATAGATGGCACTGAAAGAATAGATGGGGAGTGTCACACACCCTGTCAGGAGGAAGAAAGTGACTGTGGCATTTTGAAAGGTTTACCTCGCATTTCTCCTCAAGAGCCTGAGGACAAATTTGAGTGTGCACCAAGAACTAAACCTGAAGTAACATCTCCTCTAACAAAAGAGGATGAAGTATCAAATGAATGCCCCCGTGCCTCTACACCAGCATTGAAAAGAACATCGAGAAGGTTGAGTGGTGGTAAGTCTTCAAGGCGCCTTGCAGCAGTCTTTACCTCACCAACATCCCCTACCCCTCCTGTCTCTGAAAACACTGACTGGTCAAAGTTTGATCCATCAAGAAGCATTCCAAAGCCAACATTCCCTGTGAGTAAAGAAGAATCAAAAGATGCGGAAGTAAGTCAGTGTGACTTTAGTACTGAAACCAGTGGCCAGGACTTTGCATTTCTCCAGAGAATCATCAGTGGGACCATGGAACCTGGGGACCTTCCTCAAGGATATCTATGCAGAACAGCGGTGGCACGTTTGTTGAACAGCGCAGACAAAGGTAGTAGCAGTGAAGCTGGTAAGGACAGTCAAGATAGATCATCACCCATTCCAGTGTCATTGAAACTCAACAAAAGCTGCATGACTGAGGAAATCATTGAggagacctttgaccttgaggATGAGAAACTATCGATGATGCAAGGTTGCTTTCCTGCCTCCTCAACTAAAGATCTGAAGAGTCTGTTGGAAACTTGCAGTGGAGATGTTGAGATGGCAACAAATATATTGCTTGATTCATTAGCCCAATCAGCAGCAAACTCTCCAGAGGACAGGGGCATACCGGGAGATGTTTCAACAAATACCGCAGGGATTTCAGAATCTGCCAGCGTATTTTCAGGAAACAAGGATAATGTAACCAATGATTTTGTGAAGATTCTGCAAGAGCAAGATGTCAGAATAGGACCAAATATGGAGGGGGCGAGAGCTGAAGTAAGAGCCAGCTCTTCTGGCAATCCTGCAATATCTCAAAGAATGAACAATGAAACAAAAACCGATACATCGTCTTCCAGGATTGATGCTCTTAACAAATTAGCTAGTGACAGCCAGAGGTTTGCCAGTGAATTAAAGCAAGCAAACCAGATTATCTTCAGCAATAATCTAAAAACTTGCACTGAAGACATTCCAGAAACTGCTCACTGTAGACCGGGTGATGCAGGCTCAAACACAAATGACACTGTCGAAGCAAGGACAATGAATGACAAAGCAAGGGCAGATGGAAACAGTAACAATGAGAGTGAACTGCACAAACAGGAAGAGGAAACAGACAGTGACGACTCTGagtatttcaacaatttttacTCTGGTACAAGTCAATTGATAAAACCAAAGAGTGCCATGCGTATCACTACTAGCACCACTTCTGATGAACTACCAATGCTAGAGTCTTTTATTGAGGATCGGCAAATGCTACATTTGGCTGCTGCTTGTCACAGTCCGGATAATGCAGCACACGGTCTTTCCCTATCCAAACCAGATCCTCTTGTTCCATTGCAGGAACCGTCAGAAACTTTGGCAGTGACCCCAAAGCAAGTCACAGAAGACACGATTAAACCTGATTTGCAGACTGAAGATTGTGTTGCTCCACAGACAAAACCTGACCTTCCTGTAACCGAAAGTGCAACGATTGGAGGGATAAAGTCTTGCGATGATGAGATAACACCTGTGTCTGAACCGGAGAGTCGTAGAGTGGATGGAGACGGTTCGACCTATgtaaacaatattcaagaatCGAGAAATGAGGATAAAGAAAATTCTAGTTCTAGAGTAGATGAAGACGGTTCGACCTATGTAAACGACCTTCAAGAATCGAGGAACGAGGAGAAAGAAAGTTCTAGATCTAGCCCCAGCAACACCGAGAAGGATTCAAAGGAGTCTCTCAGTCAAGATCCACTGACAAATGACCATAAAAGTGGAAACACTAGTCCACAGCAACAGCAGCACAGAGTTGAACAACCTGAGGGTGACACTGTAGATAACCTGTTAAATGACATTCAAAGTTTGAAAGAGACATCTGCAGATGAGATGAGTGACTCAGATATACCCTGGAAAGCTGATTACGATGTTACCAAGCCCGAGGCGGAAGGTCTTCTCGATGAAGGCAATACTGCGGACAAGTTTGCAGAGAGTGGTGAAGGAGTGTACGACTATCTCGGGGGTATGGTGCTTCAGATGGATGCCGCATTTGCTCTTCAGCTCCAGGAACTCTTTGGCCAAGTAGGATTCCATCTTGATCCTG ATATGCTGTCTCCCGATGACCTGAAGGTGAAGATCGGTTACCAGGTAGCCAAGCAGCTCCACTCGGCCTGGTCCAGCGGACTGGAAGAAAGGTTTCAAGACCAAGAGAGACAGGTGGAAGATATGCTTCAAAGAG ACGAAGAACTCGCCCGGAGGCTGCAGCAGGAGGAGAACCTCAAGAAGCTGGCCAAAGCTCACCGGGACAAGAAACCCACCAAGTTCGTCTCGCCGGGATCCCCGAAACGGAGCAAGCGACGGCAGAAGGAGCCTGAGCCGGACGGAGCCGCTGCCAACGGGGGTCAAGACTCAAGGAGAGGGGAGCAGGTGTTGGTAGGAGGAGGGTTGAGGAATCTTGGTGAGATGGGAGCAGTAGGAAGAGCAGAACGGGGGAAGTACCCTCCGCCAGTGCAGAGGATGGAGGTGCCGGAGTTGGCGCAGATCATGGCGGAAGAGGAGTTGAAACAGGAGAGAGAAAAGAATGGG TCCTGTAAGAACAGCCCTAGTCCTGTAAGAGCCAACACTATAGCGACTAAACTAAAGCGGGATCAGCTGTTTGAGGCCTTTCCAGATGTGGACAGAAAGGCCCTGGATGAAATATTCATTGCCAACAA CTATGACCTCCAGGCTACAAAGTGGGAAGTGAATGCTGTTTATCAAGAATATACTGATCCTGTCAAAGATGTGTTCAGTCCTGAAGCTCTGATAGAGATGGAGAAGAGGAGAGAGAGCTCTCCTGCTAGGAGAAAG GGAAAGGGACAGTCTGACAGGACAGACGGTCAATTCCAATCAACGGAGAAGCCTGCTTACGAAGACTACAGAGCAGAAGCCACCTTGCACTTCAAGCAGAGGGACGAATGCTTCAAGAAAGCTGCTAAGGCATATCACTCTGGACAAAAAGAGCTGGCTGTGCATTACTCCAATCAG GGACGTCTACACTCGATGAAACTGAAGGAAGCCAACAGAAGAGCTGCAGAAATGATGCTCAAACAAAG GAAACATGAAACCGGTGCGAACAAGCTAGATCTGCACAATCTCCACGTGGAGGAAGCCTTAGAGGCCCTCCAGGAGGTTCTGTTcgagagagaagagaaaataaGGCGTGGCACCCCATCACCGGGGCAACAGAGGTACCTAGAGGTGGTGACAGGGCGGGGCAGGCACAGTCAAGGGGGTGTGGCCAGGCTGAAACCAGCCGTAGAGAAGTTCTTGGAGCAGCGAGGTTACAA CTTTACTACACCCAATGCTGGCTGTCTGAGAGTGTACTTCTCACCGTGA